In Candidatus Krumholzibacteriia bacterium, one DNA window encodes the following:
- a CDS encoding BamA/TamA family outer membrane protein: protein MSLRHTLYALLIVALLLPVPPAGAQNPFLQNRGKRTVERVEFVGNEITRDYVLQRTFRIEAGDEYDPERVGEAWERLEALDFIAYVEIETIRPDPTRVELVVRVEEDTRFRWAPGLEYSRRYGESFLGTLRLGWLNLTGRAESVDLEVSAWSRRGARIVWQNPWILGPARLGVFVAAHWQQYEWEYELGAIDPRDEFTDWGASAGVWRAFDPWVTVRARVGWRELELEGAGIDQDPAVALGLVHDSRDVRYYPGHGLHGRGELLRGGMSNGVEDYTIGSISLSAFRTLPLVATVLGVNGAFRATDTALPFYQKVYLGGPMSLRGVDFGSLVGDEAWRASVELRRPLLLLPLREGRTIGVGVHAFHDRGTSWAHDADLADQQVRFSSGLGLHFNFNTRNFRFEWARTDDGEDVFVFEDTFTF from the coding sequence GCACTGCTCATCGTCGCCCTGCTCCTGCCCGTCCCACCGGCCGGGGCACAGAACCCTTTCCTGCAGAACCGCGGCAAGAGGACCGTCGAACGCGTCGAGTTCGTCGGCAACGAGATCACCCGCGACTACGTCCTGCAGCGCACGTTCCGGATCGAGGCCGGCGACGAGTACGATCCCGAACGCGTCGGCGAAGCCTGGGAACGCCTCGAGGCGCTGGACTTCATCGCCTACGTCGAGATCGAGACCATCCGCCCCGATCCCACACGCGTCGAGCTGGTCGTGCGCGTGGAAGAGGACACCCGCTTCCGCTGGGCGCCCGGACTCGAGTACAGCCGGCGCTACGGAGAATCCTTCCTGGGCACGCTACGCCTGGGCTGGTTGAATCTGACCGGCCGGGCCGAGAGCGTGGACCTGGAAGTCAGCGCGTGGTCACGGCGTGGCGCCCGGATCGTGTGGCAGAACCCGTGGATCCTCGGCCCCGCGCGTCTCGGCGTGTTCGTCGCCGCCCACTGGCAACAGTACGAGTGGGAATACGAGCTCGGTGCGATCGACCCCCGCGACGAGTTCACCGACTGGGGCGCGAGTGCGGGCGTGTGGCGCGCCTTCGACCCGTGGGTGACGGTCCGGGCACGGGTCGGCTGGCGCGAGCTCGAGCTCGAAGGGGCCGGCATCGACCAGGACCCGGCCGTCGCACTCGGACTGGTCCACGACAGTCGCGACGTGCGCTACTACCCGGGACACGGCCTCCACGGCCGCGGGGAGCTCCTCCGCGGTGGAATGAGCAACGGCGTGGAGGACTACACGATCGGTTCGATCTCGCTGTCGGCCTTCCGCACGCTGCCGCTCGTGGCGACCGTGCTGGGCGTGAACGGCGCCTTCCGGGCCACCGACACCGCGCTTCCGTTCTACCAGAAGGTCTACCTCGGGGGACCGATGAGTCTCCGGGGTGTCGACTTCGGCAGTCTCGTCGGCGACGAGGCCTGGCGCGCGAGCGTCGAGCTGCGGCGTCCCCTGCTGCTGCTCCCGCTGCGCGAGGGCCGCACCATCGGCGTGGGCGTGCACGCCTTCCACGACCGGGGAACCTCGTGGGCGCACGACGCCGACCTCGCCGATCAGCAAGTCCGCTTCAGCTCCGGGCTGGGCTTGCACTTCAACTTCAACACGCGGAACTTCCGCTTCGAGTGGGCCCGTACCGACGACGGCGAGGACGTCTTCGTGTTCGAGGACACCTTCACGTTCTGA